A window from Branchiostoma lanceolatum isolate klBraLanc5 chromosome 9, klBraLanc5.hap2, whole genome shotgun sequence encodes these proteins:
- the LOC136442067 gene encoding myomegalin-like isoform X3 — protein MMDSVVGEDPTLPLDFNHSTNLTSLPDTTMDGSQQQSLRNVSSGRMSPVRIRTMKDYEEQIAELKKENFSLKLRIYFMEERMQHGEEEDIEKTNIELKVEVESLKKELHDKQELLVKASQAVETLAAQNDAAVQQVRQDHGRELQQLHDQYESRLTSAQEENSLQKRVDEETEGKIRDLEAANQELQNKLRDLEKVKQDKKNLQDSSKEALQDKNSSCNCVDRSFSPKNADTHPRTLLWVIDQLNHALRTKDQLIQQLNQEKSDLVGEKVKPLEAQVQSLTQELKDKEGNMQDDISRYQQQVEVSKKNNQEIQALLEDQQRKLDEYEIAAGQMTRDHDKKEKEIKELEKLVLEAEDENEELKRKLQDKDSDVKLQEQNALKRDKAIQGLTEAIHNKSKEIDELCEQIEELQQSLAQARETAHKAQLQQFQGVEEQQQALGDKEVEITGLQGKVHEKDAENQRLKKSLRKKEQEIDQLQQAAQEADDQAEEALRDKDRQLRDLQKQLKDSRSKADSEKENITQQHKTQLEETQRQLQSKEQIIQRLSASIQEKDRVIQEYMQMAQEQENSRDPYSENKDSIIQRLRERLKERDKAVEDAIEEKFRTLEAKENDLRHLRVNLRERERELERANSLLTGNEETINNLDGIIKEKDVELRQLLNQLKSQQRTNAATAEEHARALMEKEALIEQLQQALSSRDKDIKKLSQSLQSSPHSKPRVDAMIQELKDKLDERDRMLQEVMEERRRASSDGQAHTQRLLGTIKDKDNMLKEANERYNQVVSEKNGEIQKLQQRLNNREAELQSLTSARDWTEQEQNKLLEKMRSALSDKDRTIETLVENAREKDKLLSQLQMSGPSQLRGEHLADTVRQLKDDIRKKDELIDRLQSSSTSGYVSTEDDPYVQSLRKELASKARLLSETTAALQSLRDQKPAQGDLQQQMAQQTQALSNALKAEKQAKLELAKVRRKAQEQEEDLGTKQENIDALIEAVRAKDNIIKDLERSQLSSRQTLRGDQSPKAKQQLQKGLRDQLEETKKLNELLDSERRIYQDLIKSYRDELGATRDSQSRALDIELAAVQTLRRQLEDYVRRNSELRAELERNINQAAQQVLEARDSLRDRPQVQTWNAALQTSIDDLRPQFEKNIQTSPITRSTDIEISLPSPLDALSVSEFSTAELKSEVARLRGQLSRMQAINDDLQSRLNGAISEQVRSIPLGENIAEQQTLPKLAKEVERLEAELDNAQKKNQALQEELESGRGSMTPMTEKGLLAEVQQQLEDAIMQLEKSEDDKQALEKQIKLSSPSPYQAQIKQLENKVMELIEENEQLMKESPGSRSDEEVDAMSEKDLRTEVKGLKDRLKASENLVDLLKKQLEMNSDSENDIPGFNPELIVQLAEEIERLKGQLEQAQGNRGDVRDKEEESSDTSSQLPRKSKLPVLQKGVTHNANASLRQQIEQLKMSEKELKLLNRRMQDKLTATEGTVRAQAQKLKSYRKMLEDAGLVKKLPRKAQSDSNIPMSLQRFQSRYASQEGLDDSLLSPGISPAASPMMRSPATSLLSLETLQEYGNTDNVDELKQQVSQLKQRLEKSRRMIRGMQSRLRGRSDGQLTPNRSFARSMEALTEPTTNGDAFEKLRQQVEDLKQQLKDSNDLNKTLADQLSVSPQKDTLVQTQAKELSQLRKQLRDSREMCHLLRARLEELTRTLEHLLSASEGGDPDLLNLTQQEAEGVMAELERSMHLARTLKDRLDDNASSASDDSSLRSLKDQYQQSLQANQELRLQLQEQLMQLQDRPSPTPLKQEIAELRSALEEQQDQYQHLKQVNQQLQGQVADTQHLRRQLAENQRTAIELKDELERATKDAKEKNNMISRLRSQLRRTRPVGSTFPPSASDQASTGWDTDQSNQGASDDFSGMHRVGSGRSANHGSQTASGSEDNMGEQPRQRRYPPNRGDEYSLEQPGRSKPTSSEDNFMFAPREKVIPPSIHSSKDDVSGCGRLHDNRGYSSDEESTTSTQTFTSVSRHESDHPEDSEQDGMNNERGMYPSRQLPSKFLQASLGHGSTTTVSTETNREMELLQNRLRASDQINRSLRAELDTYKKLRESTETIHSHGSASTTSGFHGDSRGGNLLEEHLAELRALRARLEDSLSSNEQLRQELEDKISSMSNRGGQTNIYVHSNSGVDHQEFPDNASHGSHMSDKLSLLSDKTTQVDRLQAELDQKDQINEKLKADMSRLQTQLTEKDQQNQQIQGDNTRLQTDMSKLQKQLAERDRQTQKTQAEFTQLQADLSSLHGQLQEVSQLQNQLSDREKQNQILQTEVDSLGAELANRDMENDKVSAELTKAKKEISRLRQELSRLQDQLEEHQQVADSLRLELRLYEKLYKKAQTADAGVNGFSSSDGTGGRDAMAGLDLSGLLEEMRRLREQVEKLHISNSALRRKVKELLGKEESPTVININHHHGHRSPAQRALFQTGAGDASPGDVHLSGPYTTDSAHSSPANYPHLKNSPLVGQLARYASLPVLDKDDIDVFSMQGVSPLSTADVDIRYRYVVGRIEDYEALRHQVNDSRLAIRGVQSRVKDRLKALKKALDSTQPGDQKPLEETLSSLHLLHDHLEECHRLLKLFWKARDPGSVPTSTGSGGDGTAIVFLENQNLKDEITNLRKRLTSQEKVMRSALHKLERTNRLKQGMEEALVKQCKLSKTHHVLRQARGNLEVQAKQAGHEVPPSSSGTEER, from the exons ATGGACGGCAGTCAGCAGCAAT CGTTGCGGAACGTGAGCAGCGGGCGCATGTCACCTGTCCGAATCCGCACAATGAAAGACTACGAAGAG CAAATAGCGgaactgaagaaagaaaacttCAGCCTGAAGCTGCGGATCTATTTCATGGAAGAGCGCATGCAGCACGGAGAAGAAGAGGACATTGAGAAAACT AACATTGAGCTGAAGGTTGAAGTTGAGAGCTTGAAAAAAGAGCTACACGACAAACAGGAGCTTCTAGTTAAAGCGTC ACAAGCAGTAGAGACCCTAGCAGCGCAGAACGATGCAGCGGTGCAGCAGGTTCGGCAGGACCATGGCAGGGAGCTGCAGCAGCTGCACGACCAGTATGAGTCCAGACTCACCTCAGCTCAGGAG gAGAACTCTCTTCAGAAAAGAGTTGATGAGGAAACAGAAGGGAAGATCCGTGACCTTGAAGCGGCTAACCAGGAACTCCAGAACAAGCTTCGCGACCTTGAGAAGGTCAAACAGGACAAGAAGAACCTGCAGGACTCGTCTAAGGAAGCACTCCAAGATAAGAATAG ctcTTGCAACTGTGTAGACAGAAGCTTTTCCCCGAAAAATGCCGACACACATCCCCGAACGTTGTTATG ggTGATAGACCAGTTGAACCACGCCCTGCGCACCAAGGACCAACTCATCCAGCAACTCAACCAGGAGAAGTCTGACCTTGTGGGCGAGAAGGTCAAACCTCTGGAAGCTCAAGTTCAGAGCCTGACTCAGGAGCTCAAGGACAAGGAGGGCAACATGCAG GATGACATCAGCAGATATCAACAGCAAGTGGAGGTCAGCAAGAAGAACAATCAGGAAATCCAG GCCCTTCTAGAGGACCAACAGAGGAAGCTGGATGAGTATGAGATAGCAGCTGGCCAGATGACCCGAGATCACGacaagaaggagaaagaaatcAAG GAGTTAGAGAAGCTTGTTTTGGAGGCTGAGGATGAGAACGAG GAGCTTAAGAGGAAGCTACAAGACAAGGACTCTGATGTCAAACTCCAGGAGCAGAACGCACTCAAAAGGGACAAAGCCATCCAGGGTCTGACAGAGGCCATTCACAACAAGAGCAAGGAG ATTGACGAGCTGTGTGAACAGATAGAGGAGCTTCAGCAGAGTTTGGCTCAGGCCAGGGAGACGGCGCACAAGGCACAGCTGCAGCAGTTCCAG GGAGTTGAAGAACAACAGCAGGCGCTGGGTGACAAGGAGGTTGAGATCACTGGTCTTCAGGGAAAAGTTCATGAAAAGGATGCAGAAAACCAG CGATTAAAAAAGAGCCTGAGAAAAAAGGAGCAGGAGATCGACCAGCTCCAGCAGGCAGCTCAAGAGGCGGACGACCAGGCTGAGGAGGCCCTCAGGGACAAGGACAGGCAGCTTAGAGACCTACAGAAACAGCTGAAGGACTCCAGGTCTAAAGCAGACTCAGAGAAAGAGAAcataactcaacaacacaaG ACTCAGTTGGAGGAGACACAGAGACAACTACAGAGCAAGGAGCAGATCATCCAGAGATTGTCTGCCAGCATCCAGGAGAAGGACAGGGTCATCCAGGAGTACATGCAGATGGCCCAGGAACAGGAGAACTCACGGGAT CCCTACTCAGAAAATAAGGACAGCATCATCCAGCGTCTGAGAGAACGTCTGAAGGAACGTGACAAGGCTGTGGAG GATGCAATAGAGGAGAAGTTCCGCACCTTAGAGGCCAAGGAGAACGACCTACGACACCTCAGGGTCAACCTACGGGAGCGAGAGAGGGAGCTGGAGCGAGCCAACTCTCTTCTCACTGGGAACGAGGAAACCATCAAT AACCTTGATGGTATAATCAAAGAGAAGGATGTGGAACTGAGACAACTTCTGAACCAGCTCAAGAGTCAGCAGCGCACCAATGCT GCCACAGCTGAGGAACATGCCCGAGCCCTAATGGAGAAGGAAGCTCTGATAGAACAGCTACAGCAGGCACTCAGCAGTAGGGACAAGGATATCAAG AAGTTGAGCCAGTCTCTACAAAGCAGCCCCCATTCCAAACCTAGAGTGGATGCCATGATTCAGGAGCTCAAGGACAAGCTCGATGAGAGGGACAGAATGTTGCAG GAGGTAATGGAAGAGAGAAGGAGAGCATCGTCAGACGGCCAGGCCCACACACAAAGGCTTCTGGGTACTATCAAAGACAAAGATAACATGCTAAAG GAGGCCAATGAGAGATACAACCAAGTGGTGTCTGAGAAAAATGGGGAGATCCAAAAACTACAGCAGAGACTAAACAACAGAGAAGCAGAGCTACAG AGTCTGACCAGTGCTCGAGACTGGACAGAACAGGAGCAGAACAAACTGCTAGAGAAGATGAGGTCTGCCCTCAGTGATAAGGACAGAACCATCGAG ACCTTAGTGGAAAATGCGAGGGAAAAGGACAAGCTGCTGTCCCAGCTGCAGATGTCCGGCCCCTCCCAGCTGCGCGGGGAGCACCTGGCAGACACGGTCAGACAGCTGAAGGATGACATCAGGAAGAAAGATG AACTGATTGACCGTCTGCAGTCATCCAGTACATCAGGCTACGTGTCCACTGAAGATGACCCCTACGTCCAGTCCCTCCGCAAGGAGCTGGCCAGTAAAGCCAGGCTGCTGTCAGAGACCAC GGCTGCTCTACAGTCCTTGCGTGACCAGAAGCCAGCCCAGGGGGACCTACAGCAGCAGATGGCACAGCAGACACAG GCACTCAGCAATGCCCTTAAAGCAGAGAAGCAAGCCAAGCTGGAACTG GCCAAAGTACGTAGAAAAGCTCAGGAACAGGAGGAAGATCTGGGCACCAAGCAGGAGAACATCGATGCACTCATCGAAGCAGTCAGGGCCAAGGACAATATCATCAAG GATCTGGAGAGGAGTCAGTTATCCTCCAGACAAACCCTGCGAGGGGACCAATCACCAAAGGCCAAACAACAG CTGCAGAAGGGCCTTCGGGATCAGCTTGAAGAGACGAAGAAGCTGAACGAGCTCCTTGATTCCGAGCGAAGAATCTACCAGGACCTCATCAAGTCTTACAGGGATGAGCTGGGAGCCACAAG AGATTCCCAGAGTCGAGCGTTGGACATAGAGCTGGCAGCAGTGCAGACCCTGCGCAGACAGCTGGAGGACTATGTTAGGAGGAACAGTGAGCTACGGGCAGAGCTGGAGAGGAACATCAACCAGGCAGCGCAACAAG TGCTGGAGGCAAGAGATTCTCTACGGGACCGCCCTCAAGTCCAGACGTGGAACGCTGCACTACAGACAAGCATAGACGACTTGAGACCGCAGTTCGAGAAAAACATTCAGACGAGCCCGATCACCCGCTCGACAGACATTGAAATCTCCCTCCCCAGTCCTTTGGACGCGTTGAGCGTTTCCGAATTCTCTACGGCAGAGCTGAAGAGCGAGGTCGCTCGCCTTAGGGGACAGCTAAGCAGGATGCAAGCGATAAACGATGACTTACAGTCACGTTTGAACGGCGCCATAAGTGAACAGGTCAGGTCCATCCCTCTAGGGGAAAACATCGCGGAGCAACAGACTCTCCCCAAACTCGCTAAAGAAGTGGAGAGACTAGAAGCTGAGCTAGACAACGCACAGAAGAAGAACCAAGCTTTGCAGGAGGAACTAGAGAGTGGTAGAGGGAGCATGACGCCAATGACAGAAAAGGGGCTTTTGGCAGAGGTGCAACAGCAGCTGGAGGATGCAATAATGCAGCTAGAGAAGAGCGAAGACGACAAGCAGGCACTGGAGAAGCAGATCAAGCTTAGCTCGCCCAGCCCGTACCAGGCTCAGATCAAACAACTGGAGAACAAGGTTATGGAGCTTATCGAGGAGAATGAACAGCTCATGAAGGAGTCTCCTGGAAGCAGGTCAGATGAAGAGGTGGACGCCATGTCCGAGAAGGACCTGAGGACAGAGGTTAAGGGTCTCAAGGACCGTCTAAAAGCTTCAGAAAACCTTGTGGACCTCCTTAAGAAACAGCTGGAGATGAACTCCGATTCTGAAAACGATATTCCAGGATTCAATCCCGAGCTGATCGTGCAGCTTGCAGAGGAGATAGAGAGATTGAAAGGACAGCTTGAACAGGCGCAGGGGAATCGGGGAGATGTCAGAGACAAGGAGGAAGAATCTTCAGACACCTCATCTCAACTGCCTCGAAAGAGCAAGCTGCCTGTCCTACAGAAGGGAGTGACTCACAACGCTAATGCATCTTTGAGACAACAGATAGAACAGTTGAAGATGTCTGAAAAGGAACTCAAGCTTTTGAACAGGAGAATGCAAGATAAGCTTACAGCCACAGAGGGCACAGTGCGTGCCCAAGCACAGAAACTCAAGTCGTACAGAAAGATGCTTGAAGACGCAGGTCTGGTCAAGAAACTTCCCCGCAAGGCCCAGAGTGATTCCAACATTCCCATGAGCCTCCAAAGGTTCCAGAGTCGTTACGCTTCCCAGGAAGGGTTGGATGATTCCTTGCTGTCGCCGGGGATTTCGCCGGCGGCGTCTCCAATGATGCGCTCGCCCGCCACGAGTCTGCTGAGCCTGGAAACGCTACAGGAGTACGGGAACACAGACAACGTGGATGAGCTGAAACAGCAGGTCTCACAGCTCAAGCAGAGGCTGGAGAAATCCCGCCGTATGATCAG GGGGATGCAGTCTCGGCTGCGTGGACGATCCGACGGCCAGCTAACGCCAAACCGGTCATTCGCTCGCTCCATGGAGGCGTTGACGGAACCGACGACCAATGGAGACGCCTTCGAGAAGCTTCGTCAGCAGGTGGAGGACCTTAAGCAACAGCTGAAGGATAGCAACGATCTGAACAAGACTCTCGCT GATCAGCTGTCAGTGTCGCCCCAGAAGGACACGTTGGTCCAGACGCAGGCCAAGGAGCTGTCTCAGCTGCGCAAACAGCTACGGGACAGCCGCGAGATGTGCCACCTGCTGCGGGCACGCCTGGAGGAGCTCACCCGCACCCTGGAGCACCTGCTGTCCGCCAGCGAGGGCGGGGACCCCGACCTGCTGAACTTGACCCAGCAGGAGGCCGAGGGGGTGATGGCGGAGTTAGAACGCAGCATGCATCTTGCCAGGACACTGAAGGACAGGCTAGACG ACAATGCGAGCTCAGCGTCTGACGACTCGTCCCTGCGGAGCCTGAAGGACCAGTACCAGCAGAGCCTGCAGGCCAACCAGGAGCTGCGGCTCCAGCTGCAGGAGCAGCTCATGCAGCTGCAGGACAGACCAAG CCCGACCCCCCTGAAGCAGGAGATTGCGGAGCTGAGGTCAGCCCTGGAGGAGCAGCAGGACCAGTACCAGCACCTGAAGCAGGTGAACCAGCAGCTGCAGGGACAGGTGGCCGACACACAGCACCTGCGCCGTCAGCTGGCAGAGAACCAGCGCACAGCCATCGAGCTGAAGGACGAGCTAGAGAG AGCTACCAAGGATGCGAAAGAGAAGAACAACATGATCAGCCGGCTGCGTTCCCAGCTGCGCAGGACGCGACCAGTCGGTTCCACCTTCCCGCCATCCGCCTCGGACCAGGCTAGCACCGGCTGGGACACCGATCAGTCCAACCAGGGCGCTTCCGACGACTTCAGCGGCATGCACCGAGTCGGTAGCGGCCGCTCAGCTAACCACGGGTCGCAAACAGCCAGTGGGAGTGAGGACAACATGGGAGAACAGCCACGACAGAGAAGGTATCCTCCCAATAGGGGTGATGAGTACTCCCTGGAACAGCCTGGACGAAGCAAACCAACTTCCAGCGAGGACAATTTCATGTTCGCTCCCAGGGAGAAAGTCATCCCTCCGAGCATACACAGCAGTAAGGACGATGTTTCTGGGTGTGGTCGTCTCCATGACAACAGGGGGTATTCCTCAGACGAGGAGTCTACGACCAGCACTCAGACCTTCACTTCGGTATCCCGCCACGAGTCAGACCACCCTGAAGACAGCGAGCAGGATGGTATGAACAACGAGAGAGGGATGTACCCTTCGCGCCAGCTTCCGTCAAAGTTTCTCCAGGCATCCCTGGGTCACGGATCTACCACGACAGTTTCCACGGAAACTAACAGAGAGATGGAGCTGCTACAGAACAGGCTGCGCGCGAGCGACCAGATCAACCGCTCGCTACGAGCGGAGCTGGACACGTACAAGAAGCTACGGGAGAGCACGGAGACGATCCACAGCCACGGGTCGGCATCCACGACGTCCGGTTTCCATGGCGACAGCAGAGGAGGGAACCTGCTGGAGGAACACCTGGCTGAACTGCGTGCGTTGAGAGCGAGGCTGGAGGATTCGCTGAGCTCCAACGAGCAGCTGAGGCAGGAGTTAGAGGACAAGATCTCCAGCATGAGCAACAGAG GAGGCCAGACCAACATCTACGTGCACAGTAACTCCGGTGTGGATCATCAGGAGTTTCCCGACAACGCCTCGCACGGCTCACACATGTCCGACAAGCTGTCACTACTCTCCGATAAAACCACCCAGGTGGACCGCCTGCAAGCTGAACTGGACCAGAAAGACCAG ATCAATGAGAAACTAAAGGCAGACATGTCCAGGCTCCAGACCCAGCTGACAGAGAAGGACCAACAGAACCAGCAGATCCAGGGAGACAACACCAGGCTTCAGACAGACATGTCCAAACTACAGAAACAACTGGCAGAGAGGGACAGGCAGACTCAGAAGACTCAGGCTGAGTTCACTCAACTACAG GCGGACCTGTCCAGCCTGCATGGCCAGCTGCAGGAGGTGTCCCAGCTGCAGAACCAGCTGTCAGACCGGGAGAAGCAGAACCAGATCCTGCAGACGGAGGTGGACAGTCTGGGCGCTGAGCTGGCCAACAGGGACATGGAGAACGACAAGGTGTCCGCAGAACTCACCAAGGCCAAGAAGGAGATTAGCAG ACTGAGACAGGAGTTGTCCAGACTGCAGGACCAGCTAGAGGAACACCAGCAGGTGGCCGACTCCCTAAGGCTGGAGCTCAGGCTGTACGAGAAGCTCTACAAGAAAGCACAGACAGCTGATGCAGGTGTGAACGGGTTCAGCAGCAGTGATGGGACAGGTGGGAGGGACGCCATGGCTGGACTGGACCTGTCGGGACTGTTGGAGGAGATGCGCAGACTCAGAGAGCAG GTTGAGAAGCTACACATCAGCAACAGCGCCCTCCGGCGGAAGGTGAAGGAACTGCTGGGGAAGGAGGAAAGTCCCACAGTCATAAACATCAACCATCACCATGGGCACAGGAGCCCGGCACAGAGGGCACTCTTCCAGACTGGTGCAGGAG ATGCCTCACCTGGTGACGTTCACCTGTCTGGTCCGTATACAACCGACTCTGCCCACTCCTCCCCTGCCAACTATCCACACCTGAAGAACAGCCCACTGGTCGGTCAGCTGGCCAGATACGCTTCCCTCCCTGTCCTGGACAAGGACGACATTGACGTATTCTCCATGCAAG GGGTGTCACCACTATCCACTGCTGACGTTGACATCCGTTATCGGTATGTCGTGGGGCGGATAGAAGACTATGAAGCCTTGCGACATCAGGTTAACGACAGCCGACTTGCCATACGTGGCGTTCAATCCCGAGTTAAGGATCGGTTGAAGGCACTGAAGAAGGCACTTGACTCTACACAG CCTGGAGACCAGAAGCCCCTTGAGGAGACCCTGAGTTCCCTCCATCTCCTACACGACCACCTGGAGGAGTGCCACCGCCTGCTCAAGCTGTTCTGGAAAGCCCGGGACCCAGGCTCTGTGCCCACCTCCACAGGTAGTGGTGGGGATGGCACAGCAATTGTGTTCCTGGAG AACCAGAACTTGAAAGACGAGATCACCAACCTAAGAAAACGGTTAACGTCCCAGGAGAAGGTCATGAGGTCTGCTCTTCACAAGTTGGAG